The following proteins come from a genomic window of Bombyx mori chromosome 18, ASM3026992v2:
- the LOC733107 gene encoding mitochondrial import inner membrane translocase subunit Tim9A translates to MATPEMMSEVDQIKTFKDFLVQYNKLSELCFNDCIHDFTSRTLKSTEDKCTVNCMEKYLRMNQRVSQRFHEFQMLANENMLALAQKSGNPS, encoded by the exons ATGGCGACCCCTGAAATGATGAGTGAAGTTgatcaaattaaaact TTCAAGGATTTCCTTGTACAATACAACAAGCTGTCTGAACTTTGTTTCAATGATTGCATTCATGATTTTACGTCGAGGACTTTAAAATCTACCGAG GACAAATGCACTGTCAACTGTATGGAGAAATATCTACGAATGAATCAGAGGGTTTCACAAAGATTCCATGAGTTCCAAATGCTTGCCAATGAAAACATGTTAGCATTAGCACAAAAATCTGGTAACCCTAGTTAA
- the LOC101739601 gene encoding keratin-associated protein 10-7, translated as MACCCKPGKSNKSSTSCLGRCDLPKHRCLERREVKPGPVPKHMGWLYTAKNSPEHQLRCGWRPGHVSCSVLRKIEQHNSMRMGSCTPCPSSCSRPLCSKPCCMPPKCLALCPSSPSCCKQPAATQPILRIIRHEGQYTICTKPSNVNNAPSGPYPLKYVLNTDPDEGPTANAKYSVEAKFNDYHFDYTSSQSSFVLDFSPPEQRCFKPCPK; from the exons ATGGCATGCTGCTGTAAACCCGGAAAAT CGAATAAATCATCAACAAGCTGTTTAGGACGGTGTGATCTACCAAAGCACAGATGTTTAGAGAGACGCGAAGTAAAACCTGGACCTGTGCCCAAACACATGGGTTGGTTGTATACGGCCAAAAATTCACCTGAACATCAG TTACGATGCGGTTGGCGCCCGGGACATGTATCTTGTTCTGTACTCCGGAAGATTGAACAACATAATTCTATGAGAATGGGCAGTTGCACTCCTTGCCCTTCTAGCTGTTCACGCCCCTTGTGTTCAAAGCCATGCTGCATGCCTCCGAAATGCCTAGCTCTATGTCCATCCTCACCATCATGCTGCAAACAGCCTGCGGCTACACAGCCTATCCTTAGAATAATAAGGCACGAAGGACAATATACAATATGTACAAAACCGTCCAATGTCAACAACGCTCCGTCTGGTCCATACCCACTAAAGTACGTCCTGAACACAGATCCCGATGAAGGACCAACAGCGAACGCAAAGTATAGCGTAGAGGCTAAATTCAATGATTACCATTTTGATTACACTAGCTCCCAGTCTTCCTTCGTTTTAGACTTTTCACCCCCCGAACAAAGATGCTTTAAGCCATGTCCGAAATAA